The stretch of DNA tcttcctccctccccatgaTAAGGGGCAGGCGTGGGCTGTACCTCCTGGACCAGGAAGGCCTCCTGCATGATCTTGGGGCTGAGGCTCCGCAGTTGCTCGATGGTCTCGTACTGGCCCTGGCAGGCTTTGACCTTCTCGGGGGAGCCCAGCGCGTGCTTCAGCAGCACCAACCCAACCCGGAAGATGATCTTGACTCCTGCATGGGGGATGGGCAGTAAGTACAAGGAGGCTTTTTGGGGTTTCTCTGCAAAGAGAGGCCCCACTGTGGGCTGCTGGGGACAGGGGTGCTCCCCTCAAGCCCAGCCCAGTACCTTCGCAGAAGAACATGTCCCAGACACGCAGCACAGAGCTCCAGGGCAAGGTTCGGGAGAAGGCGCACATGAACCACTCTGTCATATAGAGGAGCGGGTCAATCTTCTGACGGCTGAGGTGCTTGTGCGCCACCGGCGATACCTTCTGCAACAGCGAGAAGAGGATCTCCCCATCCAGCTGGATTGCCTCCTAGGGAGACATTGAGGCCACGGGACCATGACCGTGGGCTGCAGGAGCCAGGGCAGAGACTACACCCAAGCACCCAGCACCAGGCTCAGGCAGCTACCGCCTGCATGGTGTCTGCCTCTGCCAGGTGCTAGGATACAATGATGAGCAAACTGGAGCCAGCTGGTCCCCTGGGGGAGCTTATCCTGAGAAGGGTACATGAGCAAAAGAGGctaggggagggggagggggctgaGTGCCCCTAACAAGGCTGGAGCAGGACTGCTCTCAAGCATGTGCTGGAGGGTCTCGCCTGTCAGGGTCAaggaagctccctgagggctaaaagctgaaggaaaagagaagtttTTAGGGGACAGCACAGGGAAGGGAGCTTCCAGGCAGATTTTAGCCTAGGCCAAGGCCAAGGGAGGGAGGAACTTAGTGCCCTGGAAGAACTTCAATTCTGCAAAATGGTCAGAGCAGCTAGAGGCTGAGATGAAAGTCAATGTAGAAGGGATAGCATCGCAGCCCAAGAGACCTAACCCTGGCAGGCCTTGGGACTTCAGTCTGAAGGCAACAGAAGGCCAGAAAGTTTTTAACCTGGGCAGGAGTTACTATGAAAGAAGGGCCTGGAGGGGCCACAGAGGGTGTCCAGCCCGGGGCAGGTCCCAGGCCAGGCTACACTCACCAGTTTCTCGCTGTAGTAGCCGGGCAGGTACTTCTCACAGATCTGTACCAGGCACCAGAAGGCTTGCTGTGGGCAAGAGAGACGTGAGGCCTTGCCGTTGGGggttccccacccacccccctgCCTGCCCGGGCCTGGTGGTACCTCAGCAGGCATATGCATGAGTAAGACAGCGGCAATGGGCGCTTGGGCCTGGCAGTAGCCCTCCTCGGGCCGGTACAGCGTGTAGGCCTTCAGCACACGGAATAGGTCCTGCTGGCTGTGGAGAGGCCAGGCAGAGCAGTGATGACCGGGGTGACTCCGCTACCCACGGCCTTCACCTACGCCCCACTAGACCAGCCTGCCTCAGAATCTGCCCCTCCCTTGAGAGGGAAGGTGATCTGCTGACCAAGGGGTCAGTCTCCTACTGGAGCACATGGAGTCTCACATGCTCAGAAGGAAGGAGGTGGGGAAGGTCTCCCCCATGACAGGGGAGGGCAGAGGCTCAAAGAGAAAACAGGGAGCAGGGCCAGGGCGGGATGAAAGGCTATGTCAGGGCTGGAAGTAGGGGCCCCTCACTCAGCAGCTATGGCCCCTTGGCCAGGCCAGCTTTGTCCCTGCATCTGTCTTGGTCCCCTTGCCTGCCCTATCTCTCCCCTGCATACCCTCCATTCACCCAATTCCCTCTATCCCTCTTTCTCCCCAACAAAACCTGTTTCCGGAAGAGGGCCAGGCCGGGCAAGCTCTAACACTCTGGAGTCAATGAGGAAAGCCCCCCCCAGAGGTAAGAGGAGATGCTAAGAACACACATCAGACTCAaaccaaaaaaagggaaatgctAAGAGTGGAGTTGGGGGCACCCAGCTTCTGAAGCCCTGAACTCACTGTACCTCCTTAGACCCCTTAGAGACAGGGCCTAGAGCCACCTGTCACCTCGCAAGGCCCAGCCTGCTCACCCGTGGCCCCCCCGGGACACAAACATCTCATGGAATGGGAACTGCCGGTGCAGGTCACGCTCAATCACGTCCAGCCACTTGGGGTCACCAGGGGACATGTCCAGCTCCTAGAAGCAAGGGCACAAATTAGGGGCTGGGGAGGATGATGGTGGGCATTGCTGACAGGACATGGCTGCCCAGGGATTAGGGGAGGGGGCCCTCCACCAGGGGCAGTGCCCACCCAAGCCCATCACAGACTGGGCCTTCCCAAGGACAGGAAGAGAAGCTCAGGTAAGGATGCCTGGGCAGGGGCAAAGGGGCAAGGAGGGAAGGGCCCTGGAAACCTTAAACCTGGCTCTAGGAAGACTGATGCGGGCAAGACTGTCCACTCCAGCTGCGGTTGGAAGGACTCTAGACATTTCATTCAGGAGTCAGTTAGATACGTTATGTCACATCCTTAAAACAGAAGGCTGCTTCTCTGAGCAATAGCTACCAACTGTTCCCACTTCTCTGAGCCAGGTGCTAAGCTGGGCACAGGGTACCTGTGGGCCTCATTGATCCTGCTCCCCAACCTCCAGAGATAGGACCTATCATTACACCCTgttcaaagatgagaaaactgaatgtCAAGGCCTCATGGCTAGAAAAATGGTGGAGCTGGGACTGGAAGCCAGGTCTGATTCAGAGCCGTCCATCTCAGCTCCTCAGCTACGTGCCTCCCTGTGCAGGTGGCGTCACCTATCCAGGAAGCCGGGTGTGTGTGAGATCTGCACAGAGCTCTTTCTGGAAGGACATGACATCTGTCAAACCATTAACCTCAGATACTTCTCTGGGTGCCGAGTTTTCAACAaagttttactcttttctttgaACTTCCATGAACATTTTAGTATGTGcacctttaaaaaacaacagagcCATTACGAAAAGGAACATCTTTTCTTGGTCGTTTGAAATGTTCTCTACCTTGATTTGCATGTTGGTTACATAGATGTGTATTATTTATCAAAACTCACTGAACTGCATGCACATTCAAGATCTATGcactttactgtatgtaaattcatacctcaatttttaaaaaagaaagaaaaaataaataaggaggaAGCCCAGAGGGCTGAGCAGGGAAGCAAGAGTATTCACCAGAGGAACCAGAATGTGCTCAAAGGCATGGCCCAGGCACTTTCATGGGAGTGTTGGTTTAAGTACAAGTTGCCTGCAGGGCAGGGGCAGCATCAGGGAAGGCCCTCAGGAGGGAGGCCAGGTCCTCAGCAAACATACCCAGTGGGCACagacccaggccctgccctgaCGAGCAGGTGACTTCATACAAGCCCCTTTCCCTCTCTGGCCCTCAGTGGGAGTGTCCTAGCATTAAGCTCAAGAACCTAGGGTGCCAGGAACTTGACTAGAGGGTAAGGACTGAGAGGAGCGGCTGACAGAGTGTTCAGGGCtggaggggacagggaggggctggggcctccACACAGAGCCCTAGAGCAGGCACATAGCGGAGAGGTGGATGCATGCCTCTGGGGCCCCACACACCCTTGTGATGGGGGTCTGTGTACTGTGCACCTCTAGGTACTGTCTGAGCGCCGTGCAGGTTTGCTTTTGTCAGAAAGGGGAAGAGGGCCCCACAAATTCTCCTAGCAGTTCCCATGAGGTAGGAACCCGAAAACCCCAAGTCAGTTCCTAGGATGTGTTCATCTGGCACTTCAGCAGCCTAAGGCACTTGGCCACACATGGCTGGTGAGAAAGGAAAAGGGGGTAGCTGCAGATAGGGCACTGGCAGACAAGCAGGTACCATGGTCACGGGGCCTATAGCCTCCACCAGCCTGAGGGGTACTGGCGCCATCATAAGGTGAAGCCAGAGAAGAAAGCCAGGTAAAAAAGGACAGGGAGGTCCTGCCTGCCCAAGGAAGGAGTAAGAAATAGCACGTGCAGGAGAAGAAGGAGCCACCAGGGCCTGCAGAGCCTGCCCTGAATGCTGAGGTTGGGATGGGCCACCTGGACTGGGTATTAAATGGAGGGCCCTGTGGGGAGAGGGCACAGaaacaggtgcatgctgccatcaCAGACCCCCACTATGCCCTGCCTCGGCACAAGACCCACAGCAACCAGGGGAAGCTCCCCATGCTTCCTCTGGGTCACCCCACAGGCAAAGTCCTTCCAGGTGTGCTCACAAACCATTCTTCCAGCCCCCAGGACTGTGCAGGAACCCATCACTCAGCTTCAGTGCAAGAAGGCCTTCTCTGCAAATCCACCTCCTCACACGAGCAACCTTCCAGACCCCCTGGGGGTGGCTGATTCTTCTCTGGAAGCACAGctctgcacacacatgcacacagctcTGCGTTCTGCTGCACACATGCTCACACTTGCTGAACCACACAGCCAGGAGGCTGACCAGGCTGCCCACGCTCTTGGCTCTCATGCCCTCATGCCTGGCTCTGGCAGCCTGATGTTAACTATAGACTTGGACTGGGGCTCCCACCCCTGAGCCTTCCGCTTTGCCCAGGATGCAGCCCCTCGAAATGGAAGAGATGTGGCCACTAGGAGGAAGACTCTGGAGTCAAGAGGCTGCTCCAGTGGGGCCTGGTATTGGTGCTCTGGGGAATAATCCAATCAGCCAGATTCAGACCTACCCCAGCCAGACACTCTACCAGCTTCCCTGCCCCTGCAAGTCCACGTGTTGCCAGCAAAAAGCTCTCGCCCTCTCCAGGTCAACAGCAGAAACTCTAGGCCACTTTGCCCTGCTCCTGCCCAGTCATCTCAAGGAACAGGTTTGGCAAGACAGGAGTGTTCACTGAAGAAGCATGAGATATGTCAACAAAGAGCTGGTGGTAGGCAGCTCTGCTCTGTCTCACTGTCTGCCTGTCACCAGTCCCAAGGACCTTCGAGAAACCCCGATGCCTGGGGCCAGATCTGGCAGGTAAGCCAGGGCAACCCCAGGGAATCCAACTGCTTCCCCATAGTTCCCTAGGGGAGCAGACTGGAGGAGCTGCCCAGCTCTGAATGGAGAGGTATTTTACTCTGGCCAGCCATGGGGCAGGGAGCAGCAGGAGGGATATCGGGACAGGAGGAGGGATGACAACAGAGGGCACCCTCTCTGGCCACTGACTGGCGTCTGACCCCTTGAGATACTTGGGCAGTTCCCTTCAGCCCCCTTGGGTTTGGCTCTGCTACTCCCAGGGCTGATGACCCCACAAGACACACAGCTGGGCTGTGCTGGCCAGGCTTGGACAAGGCAGGAGAAAGTAGAGGATGGGAGGCCAGGAGGCACTGAAGGACCTGTGGTCCTGCTGGTCAAGCCCCCATAGGCCCAGAGCACAGGGCCCAAGGCAGTCAGGGAAATGGTCTGAGTGTCCCCTCCTGATGACCAAGAGCAGGGAGGTAGCCTACTGAGCCCAGGAAAGCAAAACCTGAGTGGTTATCAAGAGAAAGAGCTGGAATAGGGGGTACCAAATCTGGCTATTCCACTGAGGGCTGCTCAGGGCTGGAGTCTCAGTTGTACAGAGCCTCCAGGAGACACAGGTACCCAGGACTGGGCCGGTCTGGCCTGCTGGGGCCTGGGCAGTTGGGCACATGACTGGAGGTTTCATGGACTGCTCATCCTGTGAGGTTCAGGTGAGCATATGGAGGACTGCTGCCATGGGGAGGATGCCAAGAGATGCGGAAGGGAGGGCAGGGCAAAGGAGGGGAAACTTACATCAAACTTTCCAGGGTTCTGCTGTAACTTCACCTTGCCTCCCGACAGGTACTGCCAAGCACGGCCCCGCAGAGAAGGCGGGATGCCCTTTTGGCACCGCAGACGAATCTGAAAATCAAAAGGACAGCTGAGCCCATGCAGCCACCCAGGCAgctcccccagcccagcccctctgcCAGTACGTGGTGGGCCCTCAGTGCACACAGCATCGAGAGCAGAAACAGGGAGAAAAGAGGACTTtcgccgggcaaggtggctcatgcctgtaatcccagcactttgggaggctgaggcgggtgtatcacctgaggtcaggagttcgagaccagcctggccaacatggtgaaaccccgtctctactaaaaatacaaaaaattaaccaggcatggtggtgggtgcctgtaatcctagctacttgggaggctgaggcacaagaatcgcttgaacccaggaggtggaggttgcagtgagctaagatcgtgccattgcactccagcctgggcgatagagcaagactctgtttcagggaaaaaaaaaaaaaaaaaaggaaaaggaaccaTTACAAGTTGGGTGAACCCCATAGTCTGTCACCAGGGAGGGCATTGCACTGTGTGCGGCTCAGCTGCAGCCACAGGGAAGGTAGGTCATGAGATGAACCAGAATGTGCCCAGAGGTGTGGCCTGGACACTTTCATGCAGGTATGTTGATTTCAGCAGCCATGTGGCAGGACACCGCCAGCCTAGAGGGGAGAAATCTCAGCAGAACTCAGAAGGAAGATGGGAGCTGCTCAAATGGCTCCCTCTTTGTTTTGGTCAAGAATCCCGTCTCTCTTCTCATTGACCCTGAGCTCCCAACATCAACAGCCTGGGGCATAGGCAGCTGGCCTGAGTGTGAGTCCTGACCTCAGCCCTTGCTAAAATGGCTCAGGTCTTCCCTGCCACTCATAGAATGGGAGAAGTGAGGGAGGAAGTGTTTGAGGCAGCTCATGACCCAGAGCTAGTGCTCAATTCTGGCTAGCTGTTTTTATCAGGAAGTTTTCACTGGCAAAACTCAATTTGAAAAACTATCAAAACGATCATGTCTTTTACAAATGGGGCATTGAGGATAGGGGAAAATTTGTGGGGTAAATTTCATCACACAAGCAGAGTGGGGGTAAATTTTTCATACAATCAGAAACCCTACTACCTCCTAGCTGCACCGCACAGGCTGGAGGGATCCAGCCCTGTGTACTTTCTACATCACCAGTGGGCTCCTCCTGGGCTTGGGACCAGAATGAGGCTCTGAAGGCAGTTGCCCTGACCCGTCAAGGTGGGCAAGGAAAAAGGCAGAGGCATCACTCCTGTTAAATgctgtggtgggggaggggtgagaTGGCCAATGATACTCCCTCAACCCCTGCACTAAGCAGCCTGACCTGGGATAAAGGGGATGGGCACTCAGGGCATGAGAAGAACATCTGGATGTGGGTTTGAATCTAGTGCTGACTTTGAGCCAACCACTTCTCAACTGTAAGATCTGAATAATACCTTCTACTGTGCAGAGTTGTCCAAGGAGTCCATTAGAGAGGGAAACTGTGCTTAGTGTGGGGCCTGACACAGTCTGTGTTCAGTAAGCAATGGCTTCCTCTCTGCCCCTCCATCCCAGGAGGATGCTTGACACAGAAGCCCAGGACCTTAGCTCGCACCTAACTTCCCCTCACCTAGAAACCCCCTTCAACAGTCCCACTGGAAGCTCTCAGAGGAGGGAGTACAGAAGCCCTGGCCTTCCTGGTGACCAGTGCAAACAAGAGAAAACTTTCCAAGGGTCAGAGAGAGTCAAGAACCAGGAAGGAGCCAGGCAGACAGGCTGAGGGTGGTGGGGGAAGAGTAGCAGTGGCTGGTCACAGGTGCCAAGTGAGAGCTTCTGGGACTGCCTAgaaaggaggcagaggaagggggCTGAAGGGAACTGCCCTAGACGCAAGGAAGAGTTTCCTGCGCCTATGGGACAGAGGTCTCCTTAAGGAAGCCAACTTGGGCAGGCTTTGGCAAAGGGATGTTCTTTACCTGAAAGTCACAGGCCCTTCAGGCTCTCCCACAGAGCTAAGCTCAGCAAGAGGCAGCCCCACATCATCACAGCCCCCATCATACTTGGCCTTCTCCAGGAGAGCCCTGGAACACTTCGGGGGGAGCAAAGAGCTGGCAGTACAGCCAGCCTTTCCCACTCTTGCCTCCTCAGCATAAAGGTGCTGGAGGGGGTCATCCCTACCCTGCCTGCCTTAGGGAAGATGGTAGGGACCAGTAAGGATAAAGCATGGGAAAGTATTCCCAGAAACCACAGAGGATTACCATTCTCTGAGGCCAGGCCTTGGGAAAGGAGTTCTCTGATGAAAGCTGAGTGAGGCCACACCCTTGCCTGCTGAACTCTGTGAGGGCAGGGCCGTTGCTTAAGCCTACCCAAGGCAGGGCCCTGCGGGAAGACAGCATTCCAGCCCCGGctctgcctccctgcaggaacaGAATTCTGTCCTAGACATGGCTGGGAGTCCCAGAAAGGAAGGCACCCTCCCAGCAGGACTACGTATGAGTCCAGGAGAAGTGTTGAGTCTGAGCCCACTTCCTGAAACAGGTATTATACTTCCTGTGCCACGACTTCCTGACCAGAGGGAGAACTCAAGCCTCCACAGGCAGGCTGGAAGAGCCCCGAGGGCAGGGCCCAGTATGGCCACAGCTGAGGTGGCAGGAGGGACACCCAGTGGGTGGTTCCGGGCTGGAGAGAAGCAGTGGATTAGGGCCTCTGGGCACGGTAGATTGAAGCACTTCCTGTGGAGGCCTCAGCtgagcaggggcaggggcaggtctCGGGCTCTAACCACAGTGCcaggaaagaaaaggggaagtGTCAGCTGCTACTCTGCTGAGAGGTGCTCCCCAAAGCTCGCCTCTGGAATCCCTATTTTTAAGAACACGGAAGGTCCCTGCCAACCCCCAGTCACCATAACAGATTGCTGGAGAGCAAGCTACAGCTCACAGTAAGAGCCAGAGGAACGATGAGGCAGGGAAACAGAGCCAGAGTCAGGCAGGAAGCAGCTGAGGAATAACTGTcttaacattgttttttaaaaaaagagataggctgggtgcggtggctcatgcctgtaattccagcactttgggaggccgacgcacatggattgcttgagctcaggagttccagaccggcctgggcaacatggtgaaaccccatctctacaaaaaatacaaaaattcgccaggtgtggtgacatgtgcctgtggtcccagctacttgggaggctgaggtgggaggatcacttaactccaggagttcgaggctgcagtgagccaagatcatgctgctgtactccagcctgggtgacagagtgagaccctgtctcaaatagatagataggtagattagattagattagatagatagatagatagatagagagaacAAGCAAGAGCCCAGGTCTGGGTGAGCCTCTCCTCTCATAGCACAGGGCTTCACCATCTATGATACAGTCTACAAAGCACTTACCACCACTTCGTGGGGAGCAACAGGATTATCACTCCCACTTGgccaaagaaactgaggctgagagggtgaagtgacttgcccagaaGTTCCACAGTTAGCCACAGGTgtgaagagaggaaaggagtgtGGCTGGGCCCAAGTCTATATGCCTGACTGTCAGTCCTGAGCTTTCTGTGAGGCCCTGCAGCCAGCTGTGCCAGCCTGGACCAGATCAGAGTGTCAGCTGATGAGAGTGGGCAATAGGGTTCATTCTGTGCATTAGGAACTTGTACAGAGAGACCCTAGCTGTAAGGCTCGGAACAGGCCTCCTCTAGGCCAGGTGGTAACACCATGCTGAGGGCAGCCAAGgacatcaacacacacacacacacacttaagaGTGGTGGGCAAGAATGTTCCCACAGGGCAATAGAGCTAGTGTCTAAAGACAGCCTAACTTGAAAAGGACTACTGGGTGATTTCATTTTCGTAAGACTGTTATTAAAGTGTGAggttactttcttctttctttggccAGGAGTCAAGAGGGAAGTCATCAAATTAATCTAGAGGGTAAAGAAGGCCTCGTATTATAGTGGCTAAGAGGGCAGGTGCTGAAGGTAcactgcttgggttcaaatcttgatGACCAGGTCATCAGTAAAGTGGGGATACTACTATTACTAACCTCACACTAGGGTGCTGTAAGGAATTATCCCAGGCAAGTGCCAAGCACAAAGCAAATGTTCCATACATGCTAGTTACTGGCAGTATTGTAAAGTCCTCCTTGATAGCTGGTAAGCAGCACTTAAGTCCTTCTCCTGGGAAGGCTAGAGGAAAGCTGTGTTATGGCTGTTGGCTAAGAGTGGCTTTGAGGTTTAGCTCCAGGACAATGTTCTGCATGAATCTGAAGTCATTGTGTGAGGGCCCAACCTTCCCCCTGCCTTCAAGCCAGCTTCTGTCTTGCACTGGCAGCTAGAGTACACCTAAGGCATCTGGCAGTTAGAGAAGCCCCTGCTTTCCTAAGCTGATGAagttcctccttcctcctcctcctccccaaacTGCCAACTCCCAGCCCAAGACCTGAGGCCAGGCCCCTCACCTTTTTGTGCTTCTTGGCCATCCATTTGTCCCAGTTGTTGAGCATGTCCAGCCACTTGGACTCCCTCTGCCTCAGCACCTCCAGGGGGACTTCCTCCAGCCTGTGGAGCAGAGGGCAGGGCCTGTGAGAGGTGCCAAGGGAAGCAAAGGCCCTGGCTTCGTTCCCAGCCGCCAGCCTGGTCAGACCTCCATTCTTCCTGCCTACCATCCCTGCTGTTCCCTTCAGGACTGCTACCTCGGACCATCCTATTACAGATGAGAAGGAACACGCCACCTCCCCACCCACTGCCTCAAGGCATAAGCTAGAGAGACAGCAGGTGGTTCAAGTGCCTACTTCCCTAATGTGGCCAGGACCCACAGTACCTCTCTGAGGCAGAGGCTGAGTGAGTGTCTGCATCTGTGCAGCAAAGCAAAGCATTCCTGTCCTGGGTCTGCCTTAGTCAATAAGCCTCTTCAGAGGGCCGGTGTACAAGGTGCAGAGTTGAACACAAAAACTAGTCAAACGAGTACAGAAATAATATGCTCACCTCTTTACTTGAGCCAAACTCATTACTCAGAGTTTCCCCAATTATGCCCTGGCCCTTTCCCACCTCTCAGCCTTTACTCATGCCAGTCCCTTTGCTGGAATGCTTCCCAAATTGTCTCCACCCATCAAAATCCTACACACACTTCAAAGCCCCATCAAATACCACTTCTTCTATCTGTAGATCTACCGACTGGGCAGCTAGCACAACTGTGTTGCACTGTTCTAGGGCGAGGGCCTTTGGGTGGGTTATGGGGATGCTGTCCCATAATTAAAACAAAGTCTTGACCCTCATGGAGTTGATATTCTGGTGGGCACTGAATGTGGGGAAAACACCTCAGCACCAAggtgcttttttctgctttctt from Nomascus leucogenys isolate Asia chromosome 7b, Asia_NLE_v1, whole genome shotgun sequence encodes:
- the TBC1D10A gene encoding TBC1 domain family member 10A isoform X1, with the protein product MPSLIRLRCQKGIPPSLRGRAWQYLSGGKVKLQQNPGKFDELDMSPGDPKWLDVIERDLHRQFPFHEMFVSRGGHGQQDLFRVLKAYTLYRPEEGYCQAQAPIAAVLLMHMPAEQAFWCLVQICEKYLPGYYSEKLEAIQLDGEILFSLLQKVSPVAHKHLSRQKIDPLLYMTEWFMCAFSRTLPWSSVLRVWDMFFCEGVKIIFRVGLVLLKHALGSPEKVKACQGQYETIEQLRSLSPKIMQEAFLVQEVVELPVTERQIEREHLIQLRRWQETRGELQCHSPPRLHGAKAILDAEPGPRPALQPSPSIRLPLDAPLPGSKVKPKPPKQAQKEQRKQTKARGQLEKPPAPNQAMVVAAAGDACPPQHVPPKDSAPQDSAPQVSAHHRSQESLTSQESEDTYL
- the TBC1D10A gene encoding TBC1 domain family member 10A isoform X2: MAKSSGENGPRAPAAGESLSGTRESLAQGPDAATTDELSSLGSDSEANGFAERRIDKFGFIVGSQGAEGALEEVPLEVLRQRESKWLDMLNNWDKWMAKKHKKIRLRCQKGIPPSLRGRAWQYLSGGKVKLQQNPGKFDELDMSPGDPKWLDVIERDLHRQFPFHEMFVSRGGHGQQDLFRVLKAYTLYRPEEGYCQAQAPIAAVLLMHMPAEQAFWCLVQICEKYLPGYYSEKLEAIQLDGEILFSLLQKVSPVAHKHLSRQKIDPLLYMTEWFMCAFSRTLPWSSVLRVWDMFFCEGVKIIFRVGLVLLKHALGSPEKVKACQGQYETIEQLRSLSPKIMQEAFLVQEVVELPVTERQIEREHLIQLRRWQETRGELQCHSPPRLHGAKAILDAEPGPRPALQPSPSIRLPLDAPLPGSKVKPKPPKQAQKEQRKQTKARGQLEKPPAPNQAMVVAAAGDACPPQHVPPKDSAPQDSAPQVSAHHRSQESLTSQESEDTYL